In a genomic window of Leptospira brenneri:
- a CDS encoding antibiotic biosynthesis monooxygenase produces the protein MKKIVNSTPFEVYGATAIISHRVLKGEETKYESWLEKIAPLCKKATGHLDWQMIQPIPNLTTTYTIIIRFDSETNLNLWMNSVDRDQLINEISLILDNGDQYSTRTGLEFLFSFENQITKPPLRWKQFLVTWSAIFPLVCPRALPGVPMSAKIVTEFQIT, from the coding sequence ATGAAAAAAATTGTTAATTCAACTCCGTTTGAAGTTTATGGTGCCACTGCGATCATTTCTCATAGAGTCCTAAAAGGTGAAGAAACCAAATATGAGAGTTGGTTAGAAAAAATTGCTCCACTTTGTAAAAAAGCCACCGGTCATCTTGATTGGCAAATGATTCAACCTATTCCCAACCTAACTACCACTTATACAATTATCATTCGATTTGATTCAGAGACCAATTTAAATCTTTGGATGAATTCTGTTGATCGAGATCAACTAATAAATGAAATTAGTTTGATTCTTGATAATGGTGATCAGTATTCTACACGAACGGGCCTTGAGTTTTTGTTTTCCTTTGAGAATCAAATCACTAAGCCACCGTTACGTTGGAAACAATTTCTCGTGACTTGGTCAGCAATTTTTCCTTTGGTATGTCCGCGAGCATTACCGGGGGTCCCGATGAGCGCTAAAATCGTTACTGAATTTCAGATTACTTAA
- a CDS encoding SRPBCC family protein, translated as MNGIYHKVGIRADEREVMDALTTKKGLAGWWTKEVEGNFSSEVYGVGDLIHFGFGHKNFIEMKVEILESKHLLWECVAGPEDWIGSHVDFQLSLSKAPDGERMTILYFRHQDWKTESDFTAHCSMKWAIFLLSLKNLVETGVGKPSPEDIKIDDLN; from the coding sequence ATGAATGGGATTTACCATAAAGTTGGAATTAGAGCTGATGAAAGAGAAGTGATGGATGCACTAACTACAAAAAAAGGTTTAGCCGGTTGGTGGACAAAGGAAGTAGAAGGAAATTTTTCTTCAGAAGTTTATGGAGTTGGTGATTTGATTCATTTCGGATTCGGGCACAAGAATTTCATTGAAATGAAAGTGGAAATTTTAGAATCCAAACATCTGTTATGGGAATGTGTTGCCGGTCCAGAGGATTGGATTGGTTCTCATGTTGACTTTCAATTGAGCCTTAGTAAAGCACCCGATGGGGAAAGAATGACCATCCTTTATTTCCGGCACCAAGATTGGAAAACAGAGTCGGATTTTACTGCTCATTGTAGTATGAAATGGGCAATCTTTTTACTCAGTTTAAAAAACTTAGTTGAAACTGGGGTAGGTAAACCGTCGCCCGAAGACATAAAGATTGACGATTTAAATTGA